The following are from one region of the Nicotiana tomentosiformis chromosome 7, ASM39032v3, whole genome shotgun sequence genome:
- the LOC138895366 gene encoding uncharacterized protein has product MDLQCIEFEEEKIRLTHEVQVLQAQLWQTRIRVVAQQHAAIPKHEEMYHSLIIHDLRARAKAAESAWVSGQPPPQGPSEETYTVTQDTQPSLPTTSDHILPPGYVPNYNFPAAPGTSNVRPPAAPVRNTPLVMSGAPVYTIPPLNPITRPNIEPLYHAYDGQCYSPDMAFKVSTPHNQTLQYESPTENKKALKTGEPDKMVRKMKSLEQNIKNIQGLGGHKSVSFSNLCLFPQIHFPPGFKTPKFEKYDGHGDPITHLKNYCNQLRGARGKEELLMAYFGESLVRVASEWFIDQDVSHWHIWDDMAQAFIKQFQYNIDIASDRNSLSNMKKRPTESFREYAVRWREQASRVKPPMYDNELITVFLQAQDLDYFQNMMSSMGRPFADAIKIGEMIENGLNTGRIISQVALKAATQEIQNRSDNLVNQKKKDEEAMMA; this is encoded by the exons ATGGATTTGCAATGCATTGAGTTTGAAGAGGAGAAAATCAGACTGACACATGAGGTTCAAGTGCTTCAAGCACAACTTTGGCAAACTAGAATAAGGGTTGTTGCTCAGCAACATGCCGCCATTCCAAAGCACGAAGAAATGTATCACAGCCTTATCATTCATGATCTAAGGGCTCGGGCCAAGGCTGCAGAATCAG cttgggtgtctggtcagcctccaccccaggGTCCCTCAGAGGAAACTTACACTGTAACCCAGGATACTCAACCATCGCTCCCCACAACGAGTGATCACATTCTACCTCCGGGGTATGTGCCAAATTACAATTTCCCTGCCGCCCCTGGTACTTCTAATGTACGACCTCCTGCCGCACCAGTTAGGAACACCCCTCTCGTTATGTCTGGCGCGCCAGTGTATACAATCCCGCCACTAAATCCTATAACGAGACCAAACATCGAGCCATtatatcatgcttatgatgggcAGTGCTACTCTCCAGATATGGCTTTTAAGGTTTCGACTCCACACAATCAGACCCTACAGTATGAGTCACCTACAGAAAATAAAAAGGCTCTCAAGACAGGAGAGCCAGATAAGATGgtcaggaaaatgaaaagtcttgagcagaacataaagaacatacaaggactaggtggtcacaaaagtgtcTCATTCAGTAATTTATGCTTGTTTCCTCAAATCCATtttccaccagggttcaagaccccaaaatttgagaaatatgatggacacggTGACCCTATCACCCACTTGAAAAActactgcaaccagctgaggggcgCGAGAGGAAAAGAAGAGTTGTTGATGGCTTATTTCGGGGAGAGCCTTGTGagggtagcctctgaatggttcattgaccaagatgtcTCTCACTGGCACATttgggacgacatggcccaagccttcatCAAACAATTTCAGTACAATATTGACATTGCGTCAGATCGCAactccctgtccaatatgaagaaaaggccGACTGAAAGCTTCAGGGAGTATGCCGTTAGGTGGAGAGAGCAAGcatctagagttaagccacccatgtaTGACAATGAGTTAATCACTGTCTTCCTTCAGGCTCAGGATCttgattattttcaaaatatgatgtCCTCAATGGGCAGACCTTTTGCTGACGCAATAAAGATAGGAGAAATGATCGAGAATGGCCTCAATACTGGCCGAATTATAAGTCAAGTAGCTCTCAAAGCAGCCACCCAAGAAATCCAGAATAGGTCGGACAACCTTGTTAatcaaaagaagaaagatgaggaGGCCATGATGGCATAA